In Natrinema amylolyticum, the following are encoded in one genomic region:
- a CDS encoding DUF5800 family protein, whose product MTTLAFDDKGVDVVYEGTEFRLEQELIEEATEKSYYDVTDHEVLQIVAEQPNLQGEPRRIGDILD is encoded by the coding sequence ATGACTACACTCGCATTCGACGACAAGGGAGTCGACGTCGTCTACGAAGGCACCGAGTTCCGTCTCGAGCAGGAGCTCATCGAGGAAGCGACCGAGAAGTCCTACTACGACGTGACCGACCACGAAGTGCTGCAGATCGTCGCCGAACAGCCGAACCTGCAGGGCGAGCCCCGCCGTATCGGTGACATTCTCGACTGA
- a CDS encoding polymer-forming cytoskeletal protein: protein MAFSRDPLDELVVPDGTETQERDLVTDGDILVGGRSSIEFGVRGGNVLAGESAEFGGAIEAGGDCRLDMWCDVAENVLVGEDAYIGERVHIGGRLKVAGDLDIGDDVEIEDGFEANGWIVIRNPMPTIVFLFVYLKHLLLLGEEDAAQRLISEMVDDEGDGEPDAEPLVVPRNATVGDDAWRVSTPATIGDDCRLHGNVRAETIDIGNDTTIFGSLRARGDITVGAGTKIHGDLTTRDGDVTIGADARILGDVSSADLELGPDAEVDGTIRADGEITMGTTERDPE, encoded by the coding sequence GTGGCCTTCAGCAGGGATCCGCTCGACGAACTCGTCGTTCCCGACGGCACGGAAACGCAGGAGCGCGACCTCGTTACCGACGGGGATATCCTCGTCGGCGGGCGCTCGAGCATCGAGTTCGGCGTCCGCGGCGGGAACGTGCTCGCCGGCGAATCGGCCGAGTTCGGCGGGGCGATCGAGGCCGGCGGCGACTGCCGGCTCGACATGTGGTGTGACGTGGCCGAGAACGTCCTCGTCGGCGAGGACGCCTACATCGGCGAGCGCGTCCACATCGGCGGCCGACTGAAAGTCGCCGGCGATCTCGACATCGGCGACGACGTGGAGATCGAGGACGGGTTCGAAGCCAACGGCTGGATCGTCATCCGGAACCCGATGCCGACGATCGTCTTCCTGTTCGTCTACCTCAAACACCTCCTCCTGCTCGGCGAGGAAGACGCCGCCCAGCGGCTCATCTCCGAAATGGTCGACGACGAGGGGGACGGTGAACCCGACGCGGAACCGCTCGTCGTCCCTCGGAACGCGACCGTCGGCGACGACGCCTGGCGCGTCTCGACGCCCGCGACGATCGGTGACGACTGCCGACTCCACGGCAACGTCCGCGCCGAGACGATCGATATCGGCAACGATACCACGATCTTCGGCAGCCTCCGTGCCCGCGGCGACATCACCGTCGGTGCGGGGACCAAGATCCACGGCGATCTGACCACCCGCGACGGCGACGTCACGATCGGAGCGGATGCCCGCATCCTCGGCGACGTTTCCTCGGCCGACCTGGAACTCGGTCCGGACGCCGAGGTCGACGGGACGATCCGCGCCGACGGCGAGATCACGATGGGCACGACCGAGCGCGACCCCGAGTAA
- a CDS encoding electron transfer flavoprotein subunit alpha/FixB family protein, with the protein MTALDPNDHTVDELTEKLETVDDEDELQAILEAERAGQDRATAREAVHRRLEEIGAEADGVAGDTETEGEYEETREDVGDEAEGEEVDEDEIDESETDESETEPDGADAEEAEEDDGLSHPTRDKKHVRALEDGDYADMWIFCETQGGELLDVSKEMLGKGRELMDQFEADYGDEEDVVAFLMGDDCEALAEECIAYGADVAVYHEDERLERFLHKPYTEIASHMARGEGTVESTDWREYDKPRYILFPATNNGRDLSAKVQAELDSGLASDCSDLFIEENEISNPVKTGEPGVKKTVEKVLHMKRPDFSGFEYSTILCLDNPDRDFHPQGASVIPGSFEPMEPDADREGLVVEHEMELPDDWFRVEITEHDQLEAGIDLTGHDVIVCLGRGIADDPTEGMELGLDLVDAFEDAELGITRGIVTSSYQFEGHVEAYSKEERQIGETGQVVAPDVYIAAGVSGAVQHKVGMDESDTIIAINTDPDARIRDFSDYFVEGDLFEVLPRLTEAIEAGETDLGPEAVADGGDDDD; encoded by the coding sequence ATGACAGCACTAGATCCGAACGATCACACGGTCGACGAACTGACCGAGAAACTCGAGACGGTCGACGACGAGGACGAACTGCAGGCGATCCTCGAGGCCGAGCGGGCCGGCCAAGATCGAGCGACGGCCCGGGAAGCGGTCCACCGGCGGCTCGAGGAGATCGGTGCCGAAGCCGACGGCGTCGCGGGAGACACGGAGACCGAAGGCGAGTACGAGGAGACGAGAGAGGACGTCGGCGACGAAGCAGAGGGTGAGGAGGTAGACGAAGACGAAATCGACGAGTCGGAAACCGACGAATCGGAGACCGAGCCGGACGGAGCCGATGCGGAAGAGGCGGAGGAAGACGACGGGCTTTCCCACCCGACCCGCGACAAGAAACACGTCCGGGCGCTCGAGGACGGCGACTACGCGGACATGTGGATCTTCTGTGAGACCCAGGGCGGGGAGTTGCTCGACGTCTCGAAGGAGATGCTCGGGAAGGGCCGCGAACTGATGGATCAGTTCGAGGCGGACTACGGCGACGAGGAGGACGTCGTCGCGTTCCTGATGGGCGACGACTGCGAGGCCCTCGCCGAGGAGTGCATCGCGTACGGGGCCGACGTCGCGGTCTACCACGAGGACGAGCGCCTCGAGCGGTTCCTACACAAGCCCTACACTGAAATCGCGTCCCACATGGCTCGCGGCGAGGGGACCGTCGAGAGCACCGACTGGCGCGAGTACGACAAGCCGCGCTATATCCTGTTCCCGGCGACGAACAACGGCCGCGACCTCTCAGCGAAGGTCCAGGCCGAACTCGACTCCGGGCTGGCCTCGGACTGTTCGGACCTGTTCATCGAGGAAAACGAGATCTCGAACCCGGTCAAGACCGGCGAGCCCGGCGTCAAGAAGACCGTCGAGAAGGTCCTGCACATGAAGCGGCCCGACTTCTCGGGCTTCGAGTACTCGACGATCCTCTGTCTCGACAACCCGGATCGGGACTTCCATCCGCAGGGAGCGTCGGTCATCCCGGGCAGCTTCGAGCCGATGGAGCCGGACGCCGATCGCGAGGGACTGGTCGTCGAACACGAGATGGAGCTCCCCGACGACTGGTTCCGCGTCGAGATCACCGAGCACGATCAACTCGAGGCCGGTATCGATCTCACGGGCCACGACGTGATCGTCTGTCTCGGCCGCGGGATCGCGGACGATCCCACCGAGGGGATGGAGCTCGGCCTCGATCTGGTCGACGCGTTCGAGGACGCCGAACTCGGCATCACGCGGGGCATCGTCACCTCCTCCTATCAGTTCGAGGGTCACGTCGAGGCGTACTCGAAGGAGGAGCGCCAGATCGGCGAGACCGGTCAGGTCGTCGCGCCGGACGTCTACATCGCCGCCGGCGTCTCCGGCGCGGTCCAACACAAGGTCGGCATGGACGAGTCCGACACGATCATCGCGATCAACACCGATCCCGACGCCCGCATCAGGGACTTCAGCGACTACTTCGTCGAGGGGGACCTCTTTGAGGTCCTGCCGCGCCTAACCGAGGCGATAGAAGCGGGCGAGACGGATCTCGGGCCCGAGGCCGTCGCCGACGGAGGTGACGACGATGACTGA
- a CDS encoding adenosylcobalamin-dependent ribonucleoside-diphosphate reductase: MSDAELSAADLTLPIKRTDGDTLEERLTDNAYNNILPARYLRKDANGDLIESQEDLFDRVGKNIALAEAVYEAKKQDREITVTPDQLKPDHPRRDELAEDVFGEGVTADDDVEAVLTERNVNKFAYDTIVPELPDEVRDHVEDVAETFTDGMESLSFMPNSPTLMNAGDELQQLSACFVMSPDDDLSDIHETAKKAAEVFQSGGGVGYGFWQLRPYGDSVGSTGGIASGPITFMRTYDQLCETIAQGGTRRGAQMGIMRVSHPDVIEFIHAKNKDVSLAHTLRLNDPDDYTYTTFSEALEEARDLIDEDGRVPKHLRNAVEGHLSNFNISVGVTDDFMEAVQNGEEYTFTNPRTEEPHIATEETKEMYSRYDLGEHVEVGEPLSVPAELVWERIVQGAHENGEPGVIYLERVNKEHSFDVEKEDDHRMLATNPCGEQPLEEYEACNLGHINLSTLADLDAPDWRVWSDEHGDEYDSQEAAVSAFLEEAIDFEEFDERIEYGTRFLENVVTMSDFPVEEIEEKVRDMRKIGLGVMGLAQLYVQLGIKYGSDEGNEVASQLMTHINHGAKAKSHELAEERGSFNDWDESKYANPTEYREWFERQTGESADDWEDGFPIRNHNVTTIAPTGTTSMVGNTTGGCEPIYNVAYYKNVTDDVQGDEMLVEFDDYFLRVLEDNDIDVDAVKEEAQEQMATNQFDGVEGLSTVPDAIGELFVITSDLTAKQHAAVQCACQNGVDSAISKTVNAPNDSTLEDAKEVFEWVYENGGKGVTYYRDGTRSKQVLTTRADNADFADETEAAQALVEQIDEIFGGLEAFLESEEVRDVLEEDVGSLVDDDDRQPVEIDFTEKRERPDALQGVSQRIDTGYGKIYVTINEDPETGQPFELFANIGHSGGFTNSFTEALAKVISTSLRSGVDPEEIVDELCGTRSPKVAWDKGEQIQSIPDAIGTAMRRYLDGEIDKPYPKQQTLEESADAEIADYDGPKTDGGAAAAQGDSAADDDDTTQDLIDAGESPECPDCGSMTLYFSEGCKTCESCGWSEC; encoded by the coding sequence ATGAGCGACGCCGAACTCTCCGCGGCGGATCTCACCCTCCCGATCAAGCGCACCGACGGGGACACCCTCGAGGAGCGATTGACCGACAACGCCTACAACAACATCCTCCCGGCTCGCTATCTCCGAAAGGACGCCAACGGTGACCTGATCGAGAGTCAGGAGGACCTCTTCGACCGCGTCGGTAAGAACATCGCCCTCGCGGAAGCGGTCTACGAGGCCAAAAAGCAAGACCGCGAGATCACGGTCACGCCCGACCAGCTGAAGCCCGACCACCCGCGCCGAGACGAACTCGCCGAGGACGTCTTTGGCGAGGGTGTCACAGCCGACGACGACGTCGAAGCAGTACTCACCGAGCGCAACGTCAACAAGTTCGCCTACGATACGATCGTCCCCGAACTCCCCGACGAGGTACGCGACCACGTCGAGGACGTCGCCGAGACCTTTACCGACGGGATGGAGTCGCTCTCCTTTATGCCGAACTCGCCGACGCTGATGAACGCGGGCGACGAACTCCAGCAGCTCTCTGCCTGTTTCGTCATGTCGCCCGACGACGACCTCTCGGATATTCACGAGACCGCCAAGAAGGCGGCAGAAGTCTTCCAGTCCGGCGGCGGCGTCGGCTACGGCTTCTGGCAGCTGCGTCCCTACGGTGACTCGGTCGGCTCGACCGGCGGCATCGCCTCCGGCCCGATCACCTTCATGCGGACCTACGACCAGCTCTGTGAGACGATCGCTCAGGGCGGGACCCGCCGCGGTGCCCAGATGGGCATCATGCGCGTCTCCCATCCCGACGTCATCGAGTTCATCCACGCCAAGAACAAGGACGTCTCGCTCGCGCACACGCTGCGACTGAACGACCCCGACGACTACACCTACACCACCTTCTCGGAAGCCCTCGAGGAGGCCCGCGACCTGATCGACGAGGACGGGCGCGTGCCCAAACACCTGCGAAACGCCGTCGAGGGCCACCTCTCGAACTTCAACATCTCCGTCGGCGTCACCGACGACTTCATGGAGGCCGTCCAGAACGGCGAGGAGTACACCTTCACCAACCCGCGCACGGAAGAGCCTCACATCGCCACCGAGGAGACCAAGGAGATGTACAGCCGGTACGATCTCGGCGAGCACGTCGAGGTCGGCGAACCGCTTTCGGTCCCCGCGGAACTCGTCTGGGAGCGCATCGTACAGGGCGCCCATGAGAACGGCGAACCGGGTGTCATCTACCTCGAGCGAGTCAACAAGGAACACTCCTTCGACGTCGAGAAGGAAGACGACCACCGGATGCTCGCGACGAACCCCTGTGGCGAGCAGCCCCTCGAGGAGTACGAGGCCTGTAACCTCGGTCACATCAACCTCTCGACGCTGGCGGATCTCGACGCCCCCGACTGGCGCGTCTGGTCCGACGAGCACGGCGACGAGTACGACTCACAGGAAGCGGCCGTTTCGGCCTTCCTCGAGGAGGCCATCGACTTCGAGGAGTTCGACGAGCGCATCGAGTACGGCACGCGTTTCCTCGAGAACGTCGTCACGATGTCGGACTTCCCGGTCGAAGAGATCGAGGAGAAGGTCCGAGACATGCGCAAGATCGGTCTCGGCGTCATGGGTCTCGCACAGCTGTACGTCCAGCTCGGAATCAAGTACGGCAGCGACGAAGGGAACGAAGTCGCCAGTCAGCTGATGACCCACATCAACCACGGCGCGAAGGCCAAGAGCCACGAACTGGCCGAAGAGCGCGGGTCGTTCAACGACTGGGACGAGTCCAAGTACGCGAACCCGACCGAGTACCGCGAGTGGTTCGAGCGTCAGACCGGCGAGAGCGCGGACGACTGGGAGGACGGCTTCCCCATCCGTAACCACAACGTCACGACCATCGCCCCGACCGGGACGACCTCGATGGTCGGCAACACGACGGGCGGCTGTGAGCCGATCTACAACGTCGCCTACTACAAGAACGTCACCGACGACGTCCAGGGCGACGAGATGTTGGTCGAATTCGACGACTACTTCCTCCGCGTCTTAGAGGACAACGACATCGACGTCGACGCCGTCAAGGAAGAGGCCCAAGAGCAGATGGCGACGAACCAGTTCGACGGCGTCGAAGGCCTCTCGACCGTGCCGGACGCGATCGGCGAACTGTTCGTCATCACCAGCGACCTCACCGCGAAACAGCACGCCGCAGTGCAGTGTGCCTGCCAGAACGGCGTCGACTCCGCCATCTCGAAGACGGTCAACGCGCCGAACGACTCCACACTCGAGGACGCCAAGGAGGTCTTCGAGTGGGTCTACGAGAACGGCGGCAAGGGCGTCACCTACTACCGCGACGGCACCCGCAGCAAGCAGGTGCTGACCACGCGGGCAGACAACGCCGACTTCGCCGACGAGACCGAGGCCGCTCAGGCCTTAGTCGAACAGATCGACGAGATCTTCGGCGGGCTCGAGGCCTTCCTCGAGAGCGAGGAAGTCCGTGATGTCCTCGAGGAGGACGTCGGCTCGCTGGTCGACGACGACGACCGTCAGCCGGTCGAGATCGACTTCACCGAGAAGCGCGAGCGACCCGACGCGCTACAGGGCGTCAGCCAGCGCATCGACACCGGCTACGGGAAAATCTACGTGACGATCAACGAGGATCCCGAGACCGGCCAGCCGTTCGAACTGTTCGCGAACATCGGCCACTCCGGCGGCTTCACGAACTCCTTCACCGAGGCGCTGGCGAAGGTCATCTCGACCTCGCTGCGCTCCGGCGTCGACCCCGAGGAGATCGTCGACGAACTCTGTGGCACGCGCAGTCCGAAGGTCGCCTGGGACAAGGGCGAACAGATCCAGTCCATCCCGGACGCCATCGGCACCGCGATGCGCCGATACCTCGACGGCGAGATCGACAAGCCGTACCCGAAACAGCAGACGCTCGAGGAGTCGGCCGACGCCGAGATCGCCGACTACGACGGTCCCAAGACCGACGGCGGCGCGGCCGCCGCGCAGGGCGATTCGGCCGCGGATGACGACGACACGACTCAGGACCTCATCGACGCCGGCGAGTCGCCGGAGTGTCCCGACTGCGGCTCGATGACGCTGTACTTCTCCGAAGGCTGCAAGACGTGCGAATCCTGTGGCTGGAGCGAGTGCTGA
- a CDS encoding electron transfer flavoprotein subunit beta/FixA family protein, with product MRSIVLTKGVPDFSEGAVSFDEDGHLERGKTPTVMNPNDEFALQAALQTKVRHGGHVSGMSMGPPGYGDVLQGAMETVYTDDSYLLSDRELAASDTWATAITLSAGLETYQEEVADIDLVFAGFKTADGETGQTGPQTCWAMDWPIVTHVIALDIDPDERTLRAKRLVEGDIDEIETVEAPLPCFVVTDPEFEPTYRKASHRLTHKELRAETEERAAEHDDHLTTWDHTDLNLDPDYIGLDGSPTIVSSVDPIPKAPSEREATMIDPDDGMDDVLEEMQPYAAGAGD from the coding sequence ATGCGATCGATCGTTCTGACGAAGGGCGTTCCGGACTTCTCGGAGGGAGCCGTCTCGTTCGACGAGGACGGTCACTTAGAGCGGGGGAAGACGCCGACGGTGATGAACCCGAACGACGAGTTCGCGCTGCAGGCTGCACTTCAAACGAAGGTCCGCCACGGCGGCCACGTTAGCGGGATGAGCATGGGGCCGCCGGGATACGGCGACGTCCTCCAGGGGGCGATGGAAACGGTCTACACCGACGACAGCTATCTCCTCTCGGATCGAGAACTCGCCGCCTCCGACACGTGGGCGACGGCGATCACGTTGAGCGCCGGCCTCGAGACGTATCAGGAGGAAGTCGCCGACATCGACCTCGTCTTTGCGGGGTTCAAGACGGCGGACGGAGAGACCGGCCAGACCGGGCCGCAGACGTGCTGGGCAATGGACTGGCCGATCGTCACACACGTCATCGCGCTCGACATCGACCCCGACGAGCGGACCCTGCGCGCGAAACGGCTCGTCGAAGGGGATATCGACGAGATCGAGACGGTCGAAGCGCCTTTGCCCTGTTTCGTCGTCACCGATCCCGAGTTCGAGCCGACCTATCGGAAGGCGTCCCATCGATTGACGCACAAAGAGCTCCGGGCCGAAACCGAGGAGCGGGCCGCCGAACACGACGACCATCTGACGACGTGGGATCACACCGATCTGAACCTCGATCCCGACTACATCGGGCTCGACGGCTCGCCCACGATCGTCTCCTCGGTCGATCCGATTCCCAAAGCACCGTCCGAGCGGGAGGCGACGATGATCGATCCCGACGACGGCATGGACGACGTCCTCGAGGAAATGCAACCCTACGCCGCGGGGGCGGGTGATTAG
- a CDS encoding TVP38/TMEM64 family protein, translating into MSMWSVRTRALAGVAVASGAVAAGVLVSPSAIVGTVDAVAADPFLFGLLVAGLYLVRPLLAWPTTPLAVVVGYGYGVAVGIPVALAGVVVTVLPVFVAARWLATDNAEATRDADPRTAGVSSEDSDSGLLERAGETVARYYETAGPLRGVIASRLAPIPSDVATCAAAVSGIEARRLVIGTVIGELPWTVAAVVVGASAATITASGLEGVGVALSLACGVAAVLLLAGPAYHRIRTGSRTRTDGADSASRSTDS; encoded by the coding sequence ATGTCGATGTGGTCGGTTCGAACGCGCGCGCTCGCAGGTGTAGCCGTGGCCAGCGGCGCGGTCGCCGCGGGCGTGCTCGTCTCGCCGTCGGCGATCGTCGGGACCGTCGACGCCGTCGCCGCGGATCCGTTCCTGTTCGGCCTCCTCGTTGCCGGCCTCTACCTCGTGCGCCCCCTCCTCGCATGGCCGACGACGCCGCTCGCGGTCGTCGTCGGCTACGGCTACGGCGTCGCCGTCGGTATCCCCGTCGCACTCGCCGGCGTCGTCGTGACCGTGCTTCCCGTCTTCGTCGCGGCGCGCTGGCTGGCTACCGATAACGCCGAGGCGACTCGAGACGCCGACCCTCGAACCGCCGGCGTATCCAGTGAAGACTCCGACAGCGGTCTCCTCGAGCGGGCCGGCGAGACCGTCGCGCGCTACTACGAGACGGCGGGCCCGCTCCGCGGCGTCATCGCCTCGCGACTGGCACCGATTCCCTCGGACGTCGCGACGTGTGCCGCCGCGGTCAGCGGCATCGAGGCTCGCCGACTGGTGATCGGAACGGTGATCGGCGAACTCCCGTGGACGGTCGCCGCGGTCGTCGTCGGTGCCTCGGCGGCGACGATCACCGCGAGCGGGCTCGAGGGCGTCGGTGTGGCGCTGTCGCTGGCCTGTGGCGTCGCCGCCGTTCTCCTCCTCGCCGGACCCGCCTACCACAGGATTCGGACGGGGAGCCGAACGCGGACGGACGGCGCGGACAGTGCGAGCCGATCAACGGACAGCTAA
- a CDS encoding HVO_2523 family zinc finger protein yields the protein MTVDGETESDGGVDTDGSSDRTATGPRCPHCDAAMYKRHCKYVCPQHGVIIDCSDPFR from the coding sequence ATGACTGTCGACGGCGAGACGGAGTCGGACGGTGGTGTCGATACGGACGGCTCGAGCGATCGGACCGCCACCGGCCCGCGCTGTCCACACTGCGACGCGGCGATGTACAAGCGCCACTGCAAGTACGTCTGTCCCCAGCACGGGGTCATCATCGATTGCAGCGATCCCTTCCGCTGA
- a CDS encoding FAD-dependent monooxygenase, with protein MTDDYEHYEAVVVGCGPGGAAAAARLADHGVETLVLERGTEAGSKNVSGGLIYAEESAPYTLADLFDGFREEATERPVTDYYIHNVAGNNVKTYDLADLHEHDTDWCDAVLRREMDSWLEQRVHEKTSETGGGVLTNVRVNGLLREDGEIVGVTCDELDPIEADLIVAADGVNSELARDAGLMDWEEPEEWFQGVKAVVDMDPDAIDDRFDIGSDEGAAHLFSGDLFEDVRGGGFLYTNEDSLSIGTVFHLDSLVEQEAEPHELLDALLTHPLLAGWFKNEYHEREYAAKLVPDSKKVAHREPYRDRLVLVGDAAGQMQAQGPIIKGMNHAVTAGALAADAFAVTRGNGDPEAAGRRYTEMLEDSGTMDKLRPRRYELSRTVGERDAVTNAVERVLESPIGSLAVGNPIADRLLQRAYNSPFLVSMLPDTKTGYVSLPTLIAEEHGKTIHWENDIEPPSLEERIGDLTYDTDVGNPHIELRDESFDASGAAVTACPVSARDFGGGCYRSEAVKTNGTEETLVSLDTQPCVECGTCAIVADTEWEHPRGGKGVEYREG; from the coding sequence ATGACTGACGACTACGAGCACTACGAGGCCGTCGTCGTCGGCTGTGGGCCCGGCGGGGCCGCTGCGGCCGCGCGGCTGGCCGATCACGGCGTCGAGACGCTCGTCTTAGAGCGGGGCACCGAGGCGGGCTCGAAGAACGTCTCCGGCGGGCTGATCTACGCCGAGGAGTCCGCACCGTACACGCTCGCGGACCTCTTCGACGGCTTCCGCGAGGAAGCGACCGAGCGTCCCGTCACGGACTACTACATCCACAACGTGGCCGGGAACAACGTCAAGACCTACGACCTGGCCGACCTCCACGAGCACGACACCGACTGGTGTGACGCCGTGCTCCGGCGGGAGATGGACTCCTGGCTCGAGCAGCGAGTCCACGAGAAGACGAGCGAGACCGGCGGCGGCGTCCTGACGAACGTTCGGGTGAACGGCCTGCTCCGCGAGGACGGGGAGATCGTCGGCGTGACGTGCGACGAACTTGATCCCATCGAGGCGGACCTGATCGTCGCGGCCGACGGCGTCAACTCCGAACTCGCCCGCGACGCCGGGCTGATGGACTGGGAGGAGCCCGAGGAGTGGTTCCAGGGCGTCAAGGCCGTCGTGGACATGGATCCCGACGCGATCGACGATCGGTTCGATATCGGTTCGGACGAGGGTGCCGCTCACCTGTTCTCGGGCGACCTCTTCGAGGACGTCCGCGGCGGCGGTTTCCTCTACACGAACGAGGACTCGCTCTCGATCGGGACCGTCTTCCACCTCGACAGTCTCGTCGAGCAGGAGGCCGAACCCCACGAACTGCTCGACGCCCTACTGACCCATCCGCTGCTGGCGGGCTGGTTCAAAAACGAGTATCACGAGCGGGAGTACGCGGCGAAACTCGTCCCCGACTCGAAGAAGGTCGCCCACCGAGAGCCTTACCGCGACCGCCTCGTCCTCGTCGGCGACGCCGCCGGCCAGATGCAGGCCCAGGGGCCGATCATCAAAGGGATGAACCACGCCGTCACCGCCGGCGCGCTCGCGGCCGACGCCTTCGCCGTCACCCGCGGCAACGGCGATCCCGAGGCCGCCGGCCGGCGATATACCGAGATGCTCGAGGACTCCGGCACGATGGACAAACTCCGGCCTCGGCGGTACGAACTCTCCCGGACCGTCGGCGAGCGCGACGCCGTGACGAACGCCGTCGAGCGAGTCCTCGAGTCGCCGATCGGCTCGCTCGCGGTCGGGAACCCGATCGCGGACCGTCTGCTGCAGCGGGCGTACAACTCGCCGTTCCTCGTGTCGATGCTGCCCGACACGAAGACCGGCTACGTCTCCCTGCCGACGCTGATCGCCGAGGAACACGGCAAGACGATCCACTGGGAGAACGATATCGAGCCGCCGAGCCTCGAGGAGCGCATCGGCGACCTCACCTACGACACCGACGTGGGCAACCCCCACATCGAACTCAGGGACGAGTCGTTCGACGCTAGCGGCGCGGCGGTCACCGCCTGCCCGGTCAGTGCACGGGACTTCGGCGGCGGCTGTTACCGCTCGGAAGCGGTCAAGACCAACGGTACCGAGGAGACGCTGGTCAGCCTCGACACCCAGCCCTGCGTCGAGTGTGGGACCTGTGCGATCGTCGCCGACACCGAGTGGGAACACCCCCGCGGCGGCAAGGGCGTCGAGTACCGCGAGGGATAG
- a CDS encoding plastocyanin/azurin family copper-binding protein: MLQLTGVASSTAFIAGCGGGGGGNGNGNGGNGNGGGNGGGNGGGNGGGGDGFEIEPGTTIEFSGQTSHWEGLAPSSIEGEENPTLILQEGEDYTIGWTEGNNQPHNIEIRNDSDEVIDDLSTEVVSEPDDSQMLDITASSEMATYVCQPHETQMVGDLQIGGGSGGGGNGGGNETEGNETEGNETSGNETEGNETGGNETEENESE, from the coding sequence ATGCTTCAGTTGACTGGTGTCGCGAGTTCGACGGCGTTCATCGCAGGCTGCGGCGGTGGTGGCGGTGGCAACGGTAACGGCAACGGTGGTAACGGTAACGGCGGTGGCAACGGTGGCGGTAACGGCGGCGGTAACGGCGGCGGCGGCGACGGGTTCGAGATCGAGCCCGGTACGACCATCGAGTTCAGCGGCCAGACCAGCCACTGGGAAGGTCTCGCACCCTCGTCGATCGAGGGCGAAGAGAACCCGACGCTCATCCTGCAAGAGGGCGAAGACTATACGATCGGCTGGACCGAGGGCAACAACCAGCCACACAACATCGAGATTCGCAACGACAGCGACGAAGTGATCGACGATCTCTCGACCGAAGTGGTCTCCGAGCCGGACGACAGCCAGATGCTCGACATCACGGCGAGCAGCGAGATGGCCACGTACGTCTGCCAGCCCCACGAGACCCAGATGGTCGGTGATCTGCAGATCGGTGGCGGCAGCGGCGGCGGCGGTAACGGTGGCGGCAACGAGACCGAAGGCAACGAAACTGAAGGAAACGAAACCAGTGGCAACGAGACTGAAGGCAACGAAACCGGTGGCAACGAGACTGAAGAGAACGAGAGCGAGTGA
- a CDS encoding DUF420 domain-containing protein: MEYVPRERVRLLTGVLSVVSLAVVFAAAGGRIPSSSVPAAPEWVLETIPLVNAVLSATAIGTIAVGWRAIRRGRIERHRVAMIASFGLFVAFLALYLYRLTVTGGPQPFPGPDQVYQFVYLPLLAIHIFLAIVCIPLLYYVLLLALSRPIAELPDTSHARIGRVAATLWLISFSLGIVVFVLLHVVY; the protein is encoded by the coding sequence ATGGAATACGTCCCTCGAGAGCGCGTGCGCCTCCTCACCGGCGTGTTGAGCGTCGTGTCGCTGGCGGTCGTCTTCGCGGCCGCGGGCGGACGAATTCCGTCCTCGAGCGTGCCGGCTGCCCCGGAGTGGGTCCTCGAGACGATCCCGCTCGTCAACGCCGTGCTCAGCGCCACCGCGATCGGCACGATCGCGGTCGGCTGGCGGGCGATCCGTCGCGGGCGAATCGAGCGCCATCGCGTCGCGATGATCGCCTCGTTCGGGCTGTTCGTGGCCTTCCTCGCGCTCTATCTCTACCGACTAACCGTGACCGGCGGGCCCCAGCCGTTCCCCGGCCCAGATCAGGTCTACCAGTTCGTCTATCTGCCGCTGCTGGCGATTCACATCTTCCTCGCGATCGTCTGCATCCCCCTGCTCTACTACGTGCTCTTGCTCGCGCTCTCCCGTCCGATCGCGGAGCTTCCGGACACGAGTCACGCCCGCATCGGCCGCGTCGCGGCGACGCTGTGGCTGATCTCCTTTTCGCTCGGGATCGTCGTGTTCGTCCTCCTGCACGTCGTCTACTGA